One Bubalus bubalis isolate 160015118507 breed Murrah chromosome 10, NDDB_SH_1, whole genome shotgun sequence genomic window carries:
- the TENT5A gene encoding terminal nucleotidyltransferase 5A isoform X1, with product MAEGEGYFAMAEDELAGGPYIPLGGDLSGGDCGGGGGFAGHCLEYCESPTAHCNVLNWEQVQRLDGILSETIPIHGRGNFPTLELQPSLIVKVVRRRLAEKRIGVRDVRLNGSAASHVLHQDSGLGYKDLDLIFCADLRGEEEFQTVKDVVLDCLLDFLPEGVNKEKITPLTLKEAYVQKMVKVCNDSDRWSLISLSNNSGKNVELKFVDSLRRQFEFSVDSFQIKLDSLLLFYECSENPMTETFHPTIIGESVYGDFHEAFDHLCNKIIATRNPEEIRGGGLLKYCNLLVRGFRPASDEIKTLQRYMCSRFFIDFSDIGEQQRKLESYLQNHFVGLEDRKYDYLMTLHGVVNESTVCLMGHERRQTLNLITMLAIRVLADQNVIPNVANVTCYYQPAPYVADANFSNYYIAQVQPVFTCQQQTYSTWLPCN from the exons ATGGCGGAAGGCGAAGGGTACTTTGCCATGGCCGAGGACGAGCTGGCCGGCGGCCCCTACATCCCCCTGGGCGGCGATCTGAGCGGCGGCgactgcggcggcggcggcgggttTGCCGGGCACTGCTTGGAATACTGCGAGAGCCCCACCGCGCACTGCAACGTGCTGAACTGGGAGCAAGTGCAGCGGCTGGACGGCATCCTGAGCGAGACCATCCCGATCCACGGGCGCGGCAACTTCCCCACGCTCGAGCTGCAGCCCAGCCTGATCGTGAAGGTGGTGCGGCGGCGGCTGGCCGAGAAGCGCATCGGCGTCCGCGACGTGCGCCTCAACGGCTCGGCCGCCAGCCACGTCCTGCACCAGGACAGCGGCCTGGGCTACAAAGACCTGGACCTGATCTTCTGCGCCGACCTGCGTGGGGAAGAGGAGTTTCAGACTGTGAAGGACGTCGTGCTGGACTGCCTGTTGGACTTCTTACCCGAAGGGGTGAACAAGGAGAAGATCACACCACTCACGCTCAAG GAAGCTTATGTGCAGAAAATGGTTAAAGTGTGCAATGACTCTGACCGATGGAGTCTTATATCCCTGTCAAACAACAGTGGCAAAAATGTGGAACTGAAATTTGTGGATTCCCTCCGGAGGCAGTTTGAATTTAGTGTAGATTCTTTTCAAATCAAATTAGACTCTCTTCTCCTCTTTTACGAATGTTCAGAGAACCCGATGACTGAAACGTTTCACCCCACAATAATCGGGGAGAGCGTCTATGGCGATTTCCATGAAGCCTTTGATCATCTTTGTAACAAGATCATTGCCACACGGAACCCGGAGGAAATCAGAGGGGGAGGCCTGTTAAAGTACTGCAACCTCTTAGTGAGGGGCTTTAGGCCCGCCTCTGATGAAATCAAGACCCTTCAGAGGTATATGTGTTCCAGGTTTTTCATCGACTTCTCAGACATTGGAGAGCAGCAGAGAAAACTGGAGTCCTATTTGCAGAACCACTTCGTGGGCTTGGAAGACCGCAAGTATGACTATCTCATGACCCTTCATGGAGTGGTGAATGAGAGTACCGTGTGTCTGATGGGACATGAAAGAAGACAGACTTTAAACCTGATCACAATGCTGGCTATCCGGGTGCTAGCTGACCAGAATGTCATCCCTAACGTGGCCAACGTCACTTGCTATTACCAGCCGGCCCCCTATGTAGCAGATGCCAACTTTAGCAATTACTACATTGCACAGGTCCAGCCAGTGTTCACATGCCAGCAACAGACATACTCCACTTGGCTACCCTGCAATtaa
- the TENT5A gene encoding terminal nucleotidyltransferase 5A isoform X2, whose amino-acid sequence MHQRYFWTDQGQVAFGGHFMAEGEGYFAMAEDELAGGPYIPLGGDLSGGDCGGGGGFAGHCLEYCESPTAHCNVLNWEQVQRLDGILSETIPIHGRGNFPTLELQPSLIVKVVRRRLAEKRIGVRDVRLNGSAASHVLHQDSGLGYKDLDLIFCADLRGEEEFQTVKDVVLDCLLDFLPEGVNKEKITPLTLKEAYVQKMVKVCNDSDRWSLISLSNNSGKNVELKFVDSLRRQFEFSVDSFQIKLDSLLLFYECSENPMTETFHPTIIGESVYGDFHEAFDHLCNKIIATRNPEEIRGGGLLKYCNLLVRGFRPASDEIKTLQRYMCSRFFIDFSDIGEQQRKLESYLQNHFVGLEDRKYDYLMTLHGVVNESTVCLMGHERRQTLNLITMLAIRVLADQNVIPNVANVTCYYQPAPYVADANFSNYYIAQVQPVFTCQQQTYSTWLPCN is encoded by the exons ATGCATCAGAGATACTTTTG GACCGACCAGGGCCAAGTGGCGTTCGGCGGGCACTTCATGGCGGAAGGCGAAGGGTACTTTGCCATGGCCGAGGACGAGCTGGCCGGCGGCCCCTACATCCCCCTGGGCGGCGATCTGAGCGGCGGCgactgcggcggcggcggcgggttTGCCGGGCACTGCTTGGAATACTGCGAGAGCCCCACCGCGCACTGCAACGTGCTGAACTGGGAGCAAGTGCAGCGGCTGGACGGCATCCTGAGCGAGACCATCCCGATCCACGGGCGCGGCAACTTCCCCACGCTCGAGCTGCAGCCCAGCCTGATCGTGAAGGTGGTGCGGCGGCGGCTGGCCGAGAAGCGCATCGGCGTCCGCGACGTGCGCCTCAACGGCTCGGCCGCCAGCCACGTCCTGCACCAGGACAGCGGCCTGGGCTACAAAGACCTGGACCTGATCTTCTGCGCCGACCTGCGTGGGGAAGAGGAGTTTCAGACTGTGAAGGACGTCGTGCTGGACTGCCTGTTGGACTTCTTACCCGAAGGGGTGAACAAGGAGAAGATCACACCACTCACGCTCAAG GAAGCTTATGTGCAGAAAATGGTTAAAGTGTGCAATGACTCTGACCGATGGAGTCTTATATCCCTGTCAAACAACAGTGGCAAAAATGTGGAACTGAAATTTGTGGATTCCCTCCGGAGGCAGTTTGAATTTAGTGTAGATTCTTTTCAAATCAAATTAGACTCTCTTCTCCTCTTTTACGAATGTTCAGAGAACCCGATGACTGAAACGTTTCACCCCACAATAATCGGGGAGAGCGTCTATGGCGATTTCCATGAAGCCTTTGATCATCTTTGTAACAAGATCATTGCCACACGGAACCCGGAGGAAATCAGAGGGGGAGGCCTGTTAAAGTACTGCAACCTCTTAGTGAGGGGCTTTAGGCCCGCCTCTGATGAAATCAAGACCCTTCAGAGGTATATGTGTTCCAGGTTTTTCATCGACTTCTCAGACATTGGAGAGCAGCAGAGAAAACTGGAGTCCTATTTGCAGAACCACTTCGTGGGCTTGGAAGACCGCAAGTATGACTATCTCATGACCCTTCATGGAGTGGTGAATGAGAGTACCGTGTGTCTGATGGGACATGAAAGAAGACAGACTTTAAACCTGATCACAATGCTGGCTATCCGGGTGCTAGCTGACCAGAATGTCATCCCTAACGTGGCCAACGTCACTTGCTATTACCAGCCGGCCCCCTATGTAGCAGATGCCAACTTTAGCAATTACTACATTGCACAGGTCCAGCCAGTGTTCACATGCCAGCAACAGACATACTCCACTTGGCTACCCTGCAATtaa